From the genome of Glycine max cultivar Williams 82 chromosome 2, Glycine_max_v4.0, whole genome shotgun sequence, one region includes:
- the LOC100796662 gene encoding glycine-rich cell wall structural protein, whose translation MGLKTKITLLIIPLAMLLFVSSEVSARDFQEGNVVQEANNGGDAKLFGGGSFFPGGGIGGGAGYFPGGGIGGGGGGGFFPGGGIGGGGFLPGRGFFNPRFCFRGCCFGNPFRGCLRCCPIF comes from the exons ATGGGTTTGAAGACGAAGATAACATTACTTATTATTCCATTAGCCATGCTCCTTTTTGTTTCCTCAGAGGTGTCAGCCAGGGATTTTCAAGAGG GAAACGTTGTTCAAGAGGCTAATAATGGGGGTGATGCCAAACTATTTGGCGGTGGTAGCTTCTTCCCTGGTGGTGGCATTGGTGGTGGTGCTGGATACTTCCCTGGTGGTGgcattggtggtggtggtggtggtggattcTTCCCTGGTGGTGGCATTGGTGGTGGTGGATTCCTCCCTGGTCGTGGATTCTTCAACCCAAGGTTTTGCTTCAGAGGATGTTGTTTTGGGAATCCATTCAGAGGTTGCCTTAGGTGTTGCCCTATATTCTGA
- the LOC121174313 gene encoding glycine-rich protein 3-like, whose translation MAARTFEKGEVVKETNEVGNNAQLVGGVNIPGIIGNIPGIVGSIPGTIGSIPGGVGGIPPRYGGFLGGGYAGQGGYGGGPYCPYSCCVWALGGVCSSCCTI comes from the exons ATGGCAGCTAGGACTTTCGAAAAGG GTGAGGTTGTTAAAGAGACAAATGAAGTGGGTAATAATGCCCAATTAGTTGGTGGTGTTAACATTCCAGGCATTATTGGTAACATCCCAGGCATTGTTGGTAGTATTCCAGGCACTATTGGTAGCATCCCTGGAGGTGTTGGTGGCATCCCTCCTAGATATGGTGGCTTCTTGGGTGGTGGCTATGCAGGCCAAGGAGGATATGGAGGAGGACCATATTGCCCTTATAGCTGTTGTGTTTGGGCACTTGGGGGAGTTTGCTCCAGTTGCTGCACAATCTAA
- the LOC106796780 gene encoding nodulin-16-like isoform X1, with translation MGSKMAIVIVALFAVLLFISQEVACRDFKEGEVVKETNEESDARLAGSGGGDLDYCPGYDTIRKWIGRCRCGCCQWTTEPEVCIDCCTVMHHN, from the exons ATGGGTTCGAAGATGGCAATAGTGATCGTAGCCTTGTTCGCCGTGCTCCTTTTCATCTCCCAAGAGGTGGCATGCAGGGATTTCAAAGAGG GTGAGGTTGTCAAAGAGACTAATGAGGAGAGTGATGCCAGATTAGCCGGTAGTGGTGGTGGTGACCTTGATTATTGTCCGGGTTACGACACCATTAGAAAGTGGATAGGACGTTGCCGTTGTGGCTGTTGTCAGTGGACCACAGAGCCGGAAGTTTGCATAGATTGCTGTACAGTAATGCACCACAATTGA
- the NGM-16 gene encoding nodulin-16 precursor, protein MGSKMAIVIVALFAMLLFISPEVACRNFKEGEVVKETNEESDARLAGSSGGDLDKSYCPVHLPLMEYRKWIGNCRCGCCQWTTEPEVCLYCCPESHVPDLPSRPRAY, encoded by the exons ATGGGTTCGAAGATGGCTATAGTGATCGTAGCCTTGTTCGCCATGCTCCTTTTCATCTCCCCTGAGGTGGCATGCAGGAATTTCAAAGAGG GTGAGGTTGTCAAAGAGACTAATGAGGAGAGTGATGCCAGATTAGCCGGTAGTAGTGGTGGTGACCTTGATAAGTCTTATTGTCCTGTCCACTTGCCCTTGATGGAGTATAGAAAGTGGATAGGAAATTGCCGTTGTGGCTGTTGTCAGTGGACCACAGAGCCGGAAGTTTGCCTATATTGCTGTCCAGAAAGTCACGTTCCTGATCTCCCGAGCCGACCGCGAGCTTATTAA
- the NGM-16 gene encoding nodulin-16 isoform X1, whose protein sequence is MGSKMAIVIVALFAMLLFISPEVACRNFKEELGEVVKETNEESDARLAGSSGGDLDKSYCPVHLPLMEYRKWIGNCRCGCCQWTTEPEVCLYCCPESHVPDLPSRPRAY, encoded by the exons ATGGGTTCGAAGATGGCTATAGTGATCGTAGCCTTGTTCGCCATGCTCCTTTTCATCTCCCCTGAGGTGGCATGCAGGAATTTCAAAGAGG AGCTAGGTGAGGTTGTCAAAGAGACTAATGAGGAGAGTGATGCCAGATTAGCCGGTAGTAGTGGTGGTGACCTTGATAAGTCTTATTGTCCTGTCCACTTGCCCTTGATGGAGTATAGAAAGTGGATAGGAAATTGCCGTTGTGGCTGTTGTCAGTGGACCACAGAGCCGGAAGTTTGCCTATATTGCTGTCCAGAAAGTCACGTTCCTGATCTCCCGAGCCGACCGCGAGCTTATTAA
- the LOC106796780 gene encoding nodulin-16-like isoform X2, whose protein sequence is MGSKMAIVIVALFAVLLFISQEVACRDFKEELGEVVKETNEESDARLAGSGGGDLDYCPGYDTIRKWIGRCRCGCCQWTTEPEVCIDCCTVMHHN, encoded by the exons ATGGGTTCGAAGATGGCAATAGTGATCGTAGCCTTGTTCGCCGTGCTCCTTTTCATCTCCCAAGAGGTGGCATGCAGGGATTTCAAAGAGG AGCTAGGTGAGGTTGTCAAAGAGACTAATGAGGAGAGTGATGCCAGATTAGCCGGTAGTGGTGGTGGTGACCTTGATTATTGTCCGGGTTACGACACCATTAGAAAGTGGATAGGACGTTGCCGTTGTGGCTGTTGTCAGTGGACCACAGAGCCGGAAGTTTGCATAGATTGCTGTACAGTAATGCACCACAATTGA
- the LOC102663004 gene encoding acanthoscurrin-2 — protein MDSKRKIALLISGLLAMLILISSDVAARELKEVTGAGLSGGRGVNYGGFGGGSPGFGGGFPGFGVGSFPGFGGGGGFPGFGGGGGFPGFGGGGFPGFGGGGFPGFGGGGGFPGFGGGGFPGFGGGGFPGFGGGGFNNPGLGGGFNNPGLGGGFNNPGFGGVGGGI, from the exons ATGGACTCGAAGAGGAAGATAGCATTACTTATTTCAGGCCTTCTGGCCATGCTCATTTTAATCTCCTCAGATGTGGCAGCCAGAGAATTGAAAGAGG TCACTGGTGCTGGCTTGTCTGGTGGTCGTGGGGTCAACTATGGTGGCTTTGGTGGTGGCTCCCCTGGCTTTGGTGGTGGCTTCCCTGGCTTTGGTGTTGGTAGCTTCCCTGGCTTTGGTGGTGGCGGCGGCTTCCCTGGCTTTGGTGGTGGCGGCGGCTTCCCTGGCTTTGGTGGCGGCGGCTTCCCTGGCTTTGGTGGCGGCGGCTTCCCTGGCTTTGGTGGTGGCGGCGGCTTCCCTGGCTTTGGTGGCGGCGGCTTCCCTGGCTTTGGTGGCGGCGGCTTCCCTGGCTTTGGTGGCGGTGGCTTCAACAACCCTGGCTTGGGCGGTGGCTTCAACAACCCTGGCTTGGGCGGTGGCTTCAACAACCCTGGCTTTGGTGGTGTTGGTGGTGGCATCTGA
- the LOC547914 gene encoding nodulin-16-like: MGSKTKIARVILGMLAVILLISSEVAARDLKEGEVVKETNEENDAKLVGGGDDIYENINCERYKFVDLNPTIGCPCGCCKLYIVLQLVCVHCCPKTRN, from the exons ATGGGTTCAAAGACGAAGATAGCAAGGGTTATCCTAGGAATGTTGGCCGTGATCCTTCTTATCTCCTCAGAGGTGGCAGCCAGGGATTTAAAAGAGG GTGAGGTTGTCAAAGAGACTAATGAAGAGAATGATGCCAAATTAGTTGGTGGTGGGGATGACATCTATGAAAATATCAATTGTGAGCGTTACAAATTTGTGGATTTAAACCCGACCATTGGTTGCCCCTGTGGCTGTTGTAAGTTGTATATAGTACTGCAGTTAGTTTGCGTACATTGCTGCCCAAAAACTCGGAATTGA